In a genomic window of Cytobacillus sp. FSL H8-0458:
- a CDS encoding UPF0738 family protein — protein sequence MKQKLTIVNAEWIGNELILGIESGTVSGLTAMQQILADSDNLSFIYIAEQNDDYTYISLPEAVWPELKKALDGQMRVFASDSKHARLELAGFHEELGDLIENIRGNSNYGNEMVEKVENVFQLNV from the coding sequence ATGAAACAGAAACTTACAATTGTAAATGCAGAATGGATTGGAAACGAATTAATTTTGGGAATAGAATCTGGGACCGTTTCAGGTTTAACGGCTATGCAGCAAATATTAGCTGATTCCGACAATCTTTCATTTATTTATATAGCAGAGCAAAATGATGATTATACATATATTTCCCTTCCGGAAGCAGTCTGGCCGGAATTAAAGAAGGCACTTGATGGCCAAATGCGGGTTTTTGCTTCTGACAGTAAACATGCTCGCCTTGAGCTTGCAGGATTTCATGAGGAATTAGGAGATTTAATAGAAAATATCCGCGGGAACAGCAATTACGGAAATGAAATGGTAGAAAAAGTAGAGAATGTATTTCAGCTGAATGTTTAA
- a CDS encoding GTP pyrophosphokinase produces the protein MKHWDLFLAPYKQAVEELKVKLKGMRSQFEMDSSHSPIEFVTGRVKPIASILDKANQKGIPLDRLESEMQDIAGVRMMCQFVDDIKRVVELLRQRNDFEIVEERDYISHKKASGYRSYHVVIRYPVQTIKGEKKILAEIQIRTLAMNFWATVEHSLNYKYKGQFPEDIQMRLQRAAEAAFRLDEEMSLIRGEIQDAQAFFTRKKEKQQKGEN, from the coding sequence GTGAAGCATTGGGACTTATTTTTGGCGCCATATAAGCAGGCGGTTGAAGAGTTGAAAGTAAAGCTAAAAGGCATGAGAAGCCAATTTGAAATGGACTCTTCCCATTCTCCGATTGAATTTGTTACCGGGAGGGTAAAGCCTATTGCCAGCATTTTAGATAAGGCAAATCAAAAAGGCATTCCACTCGACAGATTGGAATCGGAAATGCAGGATATTGCCGGTGTAAGAATGATGTGCCAATTTGTTGATGATATTAAGAGAGTGGTTGAACTATTAAGACAAAGAAATGACTTTGAAATTGTTGAAGAAAGAGACTATATTTCTCATAAAAAAGCAAGCGGTTACCGCTCTTATCATGTCGTGATCCGCTATCCTGTTCAGACAATCAAGGGAGAGAAGAAAATTCTTGCAGAGATTCAGATTCGAACGCTTGCCATGAATTTCTGGGCCACGGTTGAACATTCCTTGAATTACAAATATAAGGGCCAATTCCCTGAAGATATTCAAATGAGGCTTCAGCGGGCGGCAGAGGCTGCTTTCAGGCTGGATGAAGAAATGTCACTCATTCGCGGAGAAATACAGGATGCCCAGGCATTCTTTACTAGAAAAAAGGAAAAGCAGCAAAAGGGAGAAAACTAA